The following nucleotide sequence is from Desulfobacterales bacterium.
TTTTGCAATCTTGGCCAACCCCATTTTAACGTAATCCTCGGCCATCATCTGCAGGTGGTTGACGAACTGGTCGTCAGCCACATCTTCGGGCTTTTCGGTTTTCGGGTGCGACCAGACAACCTGTTCTCTTAAATTCACACGGTCGACAATGCAGCCGTCAAACCGGAAGACATCATGATTCACCCGGCGTGAGCAGGCCGCAATCGAGAGGGTGTTGACACCGGCGTCCGAAATTTCCTTTTTCAAAAAGTCGACGCCCTCCTTGCTGCATAAAAACGGGTGGGTTTTCACGCCGTACCCTTCTTCCTTGGGCACTTCAGAGAGCTTCTCGATATCCAGGGCATCCCCGATGCCGCAACCTGTGCAGATATATACACCATATTTTTTATCCATGGTTAACCTCCTACCTCCTCACCAGGGTTTGAATCGCTTTTAAGGCCATACCGGTTGCATTCTGGTTGGATGATACCACATCCGCAGGCTTGTTGGCACATCCGGCCGCGAACATACCCCCTTTGGCAAAATCATTAATGATAAAACCGTCCGCATTATAGTTAAGGTCGGCGGGAAGTTTCCCCAATGCGGTATTGGGCTGCATACCGGTGGCCAGAACAACCATTTCAACCGATTGCCGGACCTTCTCTCCGGTCACGGCATTTTCCGCCACCACGGTGATGTTTCGGGTCTCCGGGTCTTCAGAGACCTCGGCAACCTTGCCTTTGACCAGCACGACATTTTCAGCCGCTTTGATATTCTGGTAAAACTTTTCATAGCGCTGTCCGGGCGCCCTGACATCGATATAGAAAAAATAAACCTTGGCGTCGGGGTACTGCTCCTGAACATAGGTTACCTGTTTTAAAGATGCCATGCAGCAGATATAAGAGCAGTATGGCAGATGATTTTCGTCCCGGGATCCGGCGCACTGGACAAAGGCGATGCTTTGGGGCGCCTTAGCGTCGGAGGGACGCAGAATCTGGCCGCCCGTGGGCCCGTTGACGGCCGCCAGCCGTTCCATCATCATGTTGGTGACAATATTGGGATATTTTCCAAAACCCAGGTTGTCGATCCGGGCGGCATCATACGGCGTCCAGCCGGTTGACCAGACAATGGCGCCGAC
It contains:
- a CDS encoding CoB--CoM heterodisulfide reductase iron-sulfur subunit A family protein, with the protein product MTEDKSAPGSASILVVGGGISGLTTALEAAEVGYEVFLVEKNPYLGGRVAQLNQYFPKLCPPTCGLEINFRRIKDNPNIKVFTLAEIEKVEGTPGNYNVTIKSAPRYVNENCVACNDCVAACPVERDNDFNFNMDKTKAIYRPFDMAFPMRYVIDPAVCKGPECGKCVEACKYNAIELQMEPKTLNLNVGAIVWSTGWTPYDAARIDNLGFGKYPNIVTNMMMERLAAVNGPTGGQILRPSDAKAPQSIAFVQCAGSRDENHLPYCSYICCMASLKQVTYVQEQYPDAKVYFFYIDVRAPGQRYEKFYQNIKAAENVVLVKGKVAEVSEDPETRNITVVAENAVTGEKVRQSVEMVVLATGMQPNTALGKLPADLNYNADGFIINDFAKGGMFAAGCANKPADVVSSNQNATGMALKAIQTLVRR